A genomic stretch from Candidatus Nitrososphaera gargensis Ga9.2 includes:
- a CDS encoding AbrB/MazE/SpoVT family DNA-binding domain-containing protein has protein sequence MTMNEVFVEVTRKGCVMIPKAFREKHHIEGKALLVDTKEGVLIKSILDPLTEKGSLKKLFAGRTTKQLLREARFEEEKA, from the coding sequence ATGACCATGAATGAGGTGTTTGTGGAGGTCACTAGGAAAGGTTGTGTCATGATACCAAAAGCGTTCAGAGAGAAACATCACATCGAGGGCAAGGCGCTCCTTGTTGACACCAAGGAAGGAGTTCTGATAAAGTCCATTCTAGATCCTCTGACAGAGAAAGGCTCCCTGAAGAAGCTCTTTGCAGGCAGAACAACAAAGCAACTGCTCAGGGAGGCTAGGTTCGAGGAGGAAAAAGCATAA
- a CDS encoding GNAT family N-acetyltransferase — MINPDDLDFSHFTPKDDFSNNDFTEDDGSDPLGVDEFIRKKARLYEDSNLSRVYTVRYDGKVVAFCAVSMSAIEVKKLADGHAVEGATTKYYPAMLLGQMGVDKKYRNKRIGLSICKYCLGLAIEVGQKVGCAVLCLETNREKAGYYKKWGFVHAGRESTGSKVWMYVRTAQAQ, encoded by the coding sequence TTGATCAATCCAGACGACCTTGATTTTTCCCATTTTACGCCTAAAGACGATTTCTCAAACAATGACTTCACCGAAGATGATGGGTCCGATCCTCTTGGAGTAGACGAATTCATACGCAAGAAAGCCAGACTCTATGAAGACAGCAACTTAAGCAGAGTTTACACTGTCCGATACGATGGCAAGGTCGTCGCCTTCTGTGCAGTATCCATGTCTGCAATAGAAGTGAAGAAACTTGCTGACGGTCACGCAGTCGAAGGTGCGACTACAAAATACTATCCCGCTATGCTACTGGGTCAAATGGGCGTAGACAAGAAGTATCGTAACAAAAGAATCGGGCTATCGATATGCAAATACTGCCTAGGGCTTGCAATAGAAGTGGGCCAGAAGGTCGGGTGTGCGGTACTCTGTCTTGAAACAAACAGGGAAAAGGCAGGATACTACAAAAAGTGGGGATTCGTTCATGCGGGACGGGAAAGCACAGGCAGCAAGGTCTGGATGTATGTAAGAACCGCTCAGGCACAGTGA